DNA from Branchiostoma floridae strain S238N-H82 chromosome 15, Bfl_VNyyK, whole genome shotgun sequence:
GTATCAGCTAGTGGTGCTTTTTGTGATCAGAGACAACAACCATCCCTGTTATCTGTAGATTTGTCAGTCTACTGCTTTAGAGAGTAACGTTACTATCATAGAGATGAGGAGTATAGTGTACTCGTAAATGCACTTAACCATTGAGACCTGACCTTGAATATCTTCTCCACTGACCGCCTGACGCATGTAGACAAGCTAATTGGTTTGTCAGTTTCCAGCGTTTGGCCGGGCAATTTTGCAGAGGGCTTGACTTTTTCGGAGCTAGTCTTTGTTCTCTTTCTTTCTAATTCCTTTATTCGGCTTTATGATTTTTGTAAAGGTAGTAtcccactgcacttgggacaccggtgcggcactgcggggttcgttcactgcggcactgttgtgttattttcgcgattttaataatttagatattgcgtaataagtatgacttagaaaacaacaaaatacacaaaacggaagagaaatcgttctttatctctgatattcgttgagtcatctacgaaccccgcagtgccgcaccggtgccctaggtgcagtgagagtccacttTAAGTAATGTAGAAGCAACCAAGATGAGGACGTGTACTGTGACGTGGAATATTCTACAAACACGAACTCCGAAAGCATTATCGAATACACGAAGAGACGTTTTCTTCAGCGGAAATTCACAAGAGTCTGTTCTTTAACCGTACAAAGAAAACAGGGGTTGTTCAGCTCAAACTCCTATAAAAGCTAGCTCTATTACAGAAACCTCACCTTCATGTACTTAGAAAGCACAGTGTGATAAGGCAACGACAATCTCAATTGaatgagggcctgcatgcctttttctttGAGACGTATGGAGCCCGCTCTAATTCAATGTTAAGCGTCGCTGGTAAATCATTCCTGACGGTATCCTGAGTTCACCCTTACGCGTTACTGGCGAATCGCACAGTGCAGAAAGGTCACATTTGCCATGGTGACAATCCAGGGAACCTGACAAGTCAGGTAATCGTTACGGGTTCCCCGCTTGCGTGCATTCAAGCGTTACAAGGTTTCTTAAGTGCAGTATGTTAAGAATTTGTCAGTTTTGTAACAGGAATAAGTACTGGCGTGGACCAAAATAAAACTCAAGCTATGTGGATAGGATCATGGGAAAATAAAGAGAAGTGTATGTTGGGTTTACAATGGACCAAAGGACCAGTTAAGGCAATTGGGATCTATTTTGGACATAATCCTCGTGTTTGTGAGTTGTTGAActgggaaaagaaaatagaaagattGAAGAATGTATTTAACCTATGGAAAAATAGAAAACTAACACTCTATGGAAAAGTAACCGTTGTGAAACAGTTAGCACTATCTCTGATTACATACAATTTGATGAACATAGACACCCCAGAATGGGTACTTAAGACTGTAGAAAAGGAATGttggactttgacttgactttattaagatccacaattagcataCAATGGAGTACATTGAagctactcttcctgtggtctttatcaacaaacataacaggacaaaaacttgacacacaggaacacatacaatctttacaatgtacataaaattcacaCTTGATAAAAGATAACTTAATGACTACCcgagcttatatatatatacaatgggaCCAATTATCTATTGCAAACCATTCCATGTGCTGGACATTCTGTACAAGAACCTTTTCTTTTGAGCGTTTGTTCTGGGCTTTGGTAGTCTGATAGTTTGGGATTTTGATGAACGTGTTTGATATCCATGGGACTGCATTTTGACCTGTTTATACAGAGAGactggttgtttgttttgcattatcTTACGAAAAGTCACTACACTTTTCTGCTGGATTCTGTCTTTCACGGACAGCCATCCTAGCGTCTGCAGCAAAGCGTCCCTGCTTGTGTACCTGTGGCAACCAAGGGCGATCCTGGCCGCTCTGTTCTGCACGACCTGTAGCCGGTTTATGTTCTTCCTAGACGTACTCGCCCACACCGAACTGCAGTAGTCTAGATGTGTCAGTACAAGGGCCTGAATCAGTTTTATCCTCAGTCTGCGCGGAAGTAATTTCCTCACCCTGTTCACTTGCGCCATGCTCCTATTACAGTTCTTTACAACATGGTCTATGTGATTGTCGAATGTGAGGTTTTGGTCGACATGTACTCCCAAAAGCTTGACAGTGGGTACTTGTTGTAAACTCTGCCCCCTGAGTTCCAACTGTAGTGGAGGTGCGACTCTTGTCTTCTTAGACGTCCCAACCAGCATGGTCTTTGTCTTGCCGTTGTTCAGTTTAAGCATGTTGTGGTCCGACCATTTAGCCACACATTCTAAATCCACCAGAGTCTTTGTTCTTATGTCCTGTACAGTGCGTCCTGCTGCATGTACCGTACTGTCGTCAGCATACTGGTCCAGTTCCCCATTCTCTACTGTACTGGACATGTCATTGACGTAAATACTGTACAGTTGTGGTCCCAAACAACTTCCCTGCGGCACCCCGCATTGCAACACTCGGCTCTGACTGTATGCCCCGTTTGCATAGACCTTTATATGGAATGGAAAGAAAGATAAGATAAGTAGAAAATGTATGATCAGAGACCACAGCGATGGAGGGATAAATATGGTTGATTTGAGAGCCCAACACCAGGGCTTCTTAGCCCTTTGGGTAAAGAGACTCAACCAAGGACATAATGTGCAATGGAAACTTATCCCAAAATTCTATTTCAGTCAGTGTGGAAAAGATAATTTGATTTTCAATATGTAGGGAGGGGGACTGCCCCAAACCACCAGTTATGCCAACCTTTTATAAGGAGATAATATTTGCCTGGCATCAAGCAGGTGGAGGGGTAAAGAAGGTACCAGAAACAGCAAAAGAGATCATGAATGAGGTAATCTGGGGAAATCAGTATATTAAACTGGGTAATAGAACTTTGTATTATAAACACTGGATTGAGTGTAACCTCATACATATTCGAGATGTTTTCATGCAGGGGAAAATTTATAAACGCACAagatttatttttgaaattatATGACACAAGGAAGTTCCTAGCTGAACATAATAATGTATGGGGTGCTATACAGAAAACAGGGGTTGTTCAGCTCAAACTCCTATAAAAGCTAGCTCTATTACAGAAACCTCACCTTCGTGTACTTAGAAAGCACAGTGTGATAAGGCAACGACAATCAATtgaaggagggtctgcatgcctttttctttGAGACGTATGGAGTCTGCTCTAATTCAATGTTAAGCGTCGCTGGTAAATCATTCCTGACGGTATCCTGAGTTCACCCTTACGCGTTACTGGCGAATCGCACAGTGCAGAAAGGTCACATTTGCCATGGTGACAATCCAGGGAACCTGACAAGTCAGGTAATCGTTACGGGTTCCCCGCTTGCGTGCATTCAAGCGTTACAAGGTTTCTTAAGTGCAGTATGTTAAGAATTTGTCAGTTTTGTAACAGGAATAAGGCAAGGACGAATCCCACTTTATAAAGTAACGATAGAAATATTATTTTTCATCATAATATAGGAAGTTTAACTTAAATCTATCTCtggtaatgaaaaaaaaaattttctctaGCGTTTTGTGGCTTGGGGATTAAAGAACTTTTACGAACTGGTCTCGATTCCAACACTACCGAAATAATTAGAAAAGCCAACTGGAAAGATAGGCTGTCAGAGAAAGGTCATTACATAGTTGGACTTAGTAAGTTCATCATGAAATTTCCTCTTTTCCAAGAAAAAGACTGAAGATGGAAATTTGCGTTGAAAATTACAGCTCAACTTTGCTCCCGTCCAACTATGCATTACAACGACTAGCTCACCTTAATTGACCGCTCTTTCCTTTTTCTTCTGTGGAGAAGAAAGATAAAAATCACATTCATGGCGAACGTGCGAGGTCTAGGTCAAAGGTCCTCGGTGTCAATGTGCGGGGCAGACTTCTCCTTTCTCATTCTTATCTCATAACCGTGGTGGAAGTGACAGAAAACTGCAAGTGATATGTTGCGTGCCCGTAATTCTAATGAAAGTGAGTCTTCAGATCTAGATCTCAGAAGTTTGGCATCCCGCTCGCACCAAGCCAGGCGAGCACGATCAAATCAGAGAGGCAACAGGGCGCTTTCTCCGAAAGGCTCAGGCTAGGCGCATTAGACAGATCTAtgccaaggacgttacatcttGTTTGCTGTTTGCGGTAAAGTTTGTAGGTATAGTTGGAAAGGCACGTGCAGCCAACCCTCCATCAACACTACTCTGACTCCTAGCTTGATTTGATCTCCCTGCATTACCGGCGCCTAGACAAtttagtagtctctaccagactccggatcgctggaaacaGTGTTCCTTGCCGGCTATATTTCTCTGGCCGCCTTACTCCTCTATtggttccatttctacgatttttccagcgatccggagtctggtaaaGACTAACAATTTAGCACCGGACAGCGGACTTTGCGTTACACTGACTACTCTAACTCCCTGTCCACACTGCAACTGCTCGTTTCGTATAAAAATAGGTTTATACAAGTTGTGCAATTGCCAGAATTACTACGCTGGCtatctcacctcacctatcccttgacctttgTATGGGTCGTTGCCGGCTATAAGGAGATTATTTTTGCCATATgcttgtaacagtggggttcaccACCAAACATTCACTTGCTGGTTTCAATTCCATTTAAAGCTGCCCAAATAATTAGAAAGGCCAACTGGAAAGATAGGCTGTCGGAAAAATGTCATTGCTTAGTTGGACTTGGACCGAGTTTCTTGTAAATTCATGTAGACATTTCATCTTTTCCCAGAAAGACTGGAGAATAATAGTTGTGGAAATTTGCGTTGAAAATTACAGCTCAGCTTTGATCCCGGTCAACGACTAGCCCACGTCAATTGCCAGCTATTTCCTTTCTTCTAATTctatggagaaaaaaaatcatattcatCCGAACATGTGAAGGTCAAGGATAAAGTCCTCGGAGTCAATGTGCAGGGCAGACCTCTACTTTCTCCTTCCTTCTAATCTCATCGTggtgaaagtgaaagaaaaCTGGCCCTGATGTGTTGCGTGTAGCcttcatagcaggctctctatggcctttgtttggctcataatacacttttgttggCCATTATCTGTGCACCTAGGCCAatttatatataatgctatgcaaaagagaattagtgctttaacaatgtgaaatacactatgccgccatatattattcatatatcttgctagactagtatactgatgtaagtagtttgtagttgttagttacacgtaatttgccatacattgtacctgttgcaatcgttgtgcaataaacttgacttgacttgactttatctTTTTACTGTGAGGCTGATTGCCGGCCTTCGCTGATCGAGGGGCCAATAGACCAGCGAAGGCCGGcaatctactctccaagcagaggttgagtcgcgtagatatagtagtagtcggaaaaattacaccggcgctcctcttacagcttggagagtacggcaatcagcgacccagtataAAAAGCAATGGccaacaaaagtgtatcatgagccaaaaaggcccagagagcctacTATGGAGGCTATGTTGCGTGCCCATAATTCTAATGTAAGTGAATCTTCAGATCTTAGAAGTTCGGCACATCCAGCTTGCACCAAGCCAGGCGAGCATGATCAAATCAGAGTGGCAGCAGTGCGCTTTTCTCCGAAAGGCTCAGATCTACACGCCGACTAGGTGCATTAGATAGCTTTCAAGTCGATAATGGCATGCAAATGTGAAGCTTTTTACAGCATGTGATCTATGCCAAGGACATTACATCGTGTTTGCTGTTTGGGGAAAAGTTTGTatgtatggttggaaaggcagGCCAGAAAGGCACGTGCAGCCAACCTCCATCAGATGCTACTCttgcctgatttaatcgcgcttctatACATTGCCTAGCGCCTACATTGCCGGCGCCTTGACATTTGAGTTTCTCCTTTTTTGAATGACATTTGACATTCTCCTccggacagcggagtttgcgttacacagactactctAACTAGCTGCCCACACCGCAACCTGGTTTCGTACAAGAATAGGACTATAAAAGTAGTGCATTTACCAGAATAAGTATGCTGGCTATAACAATATTTTTGCCATAGGCTTGGCGCCAGTGGacttgtaacagtggggttcaagcgccgccaaactgaccatgcctaATGGTCCGACCTTTTATCATAGTGGTTAGCGGCGTTAggtttgtgagctggcggcCCAGGTTTGAATCCAAGGAGCCAGGAGACCTTATTACATTTCAGTGGttcaatgacaaagaaaatgacaaagcaAAGGAATCACATGGTTGAGATAAGTTATGATAGATTTTTCTGTGTtctcccaaggaggttaaaaaaaaaccctcatTTGTTCTCCTTAGCAGTTAACACAATAACAGATTAGCCACTGGCAAACTGAAGATACAGTACTTAACCCCTAGCTGGTAATACTACAACTGCAGGAACCTTGCACtctgtatactagtaacttttAAATGTTTATCACCATGATTTGAGGGATGAAAAAAGCTTACACATTTTGTGTTCAGATAACATATGGACTGATACATGGCTTTAATTCAAAATGATTACAAATAATGTTTCATAAACATCTTTTTGTTTGTGATGACATAATAGCCCTTGATTAGTCACTGAACTAGAGACTACAGTACTGACTAGAGCTTTAGTAGCTCTGCATTGTACTCCTGATATATGTATTAGTAAAACAAAGCGTTAGTATAAATAAGCCCTCTCTTTTGAATATAAACAAATATTTCTAATGAATATAAATGAATATGTTGTATATAGGATATAAAGGTAGAAATCTGTCCAAGCAATCATAATACACAAGGACCATGTGTTCCAACTCTGCTCTGAAAGTCTTCACGTTAACGGCGGTTTGTAGCATAGTGAATGTCCGGTGTGCCGTCACTCTTTAGATTTTGTGTTGAGataacataaatgaaatacaatgttttaagTCTAAAGACCTACGAACAATGTTTGATAAACCTCTTCCTAATTTTGATGACTATTTCAACAATCATCAAAAGATTCAACAACGTAAAACTTGACAGCTTTAGCTTTGAATTCCTGATTAGGCATTGAACTGGAGTACTGAGTAGGGCTTTGGTAGCTCTATATTGTACACTGGTTATATGTATTAGTAATatctaacctccttggtatagaTATTGTTCACTTAagcatgatataaaaaaaaagaaacgcaTTAGTATAAAAAGTGCCTTCTCGTATGAATATAAACAAATATTTCTTATGAATATAAACAAAtatgtagtacaaaatgtataggaTATAAACGTAGAAATTTGTCCCAGTGACCATCATACACAGGGACCATGTTTAGTGAACTCCTTTAACGGCGGTTTGCAGCGTACCGCATGTCCGGTGTTCCGTCACTCTTCAGAGGACCGGCTGCTAGCCTCCACCGGACGAGTAGGTGCTACGACTGTACCCTCCACCTCCGCCAGACGAGTAGCTGCTACGGCTGTATGATCCACCCCCGCCAGACGAGTAGGACGACCCGTAAGCCACCTTGTTTGCGCTGTACCGCATATCGGGAGTCCCGTCTGACTTCAGAGGGCCGGCCGCCTGGCCCCCACCGGACGAGTAGCTGCTGCGGCTGTACCCCCCACCTCCGCTAGACGAGTAGCTGCTACGGCTATATGATCCACCTCCACCACCAGATGAGTAGGAAGATTGACCAGTGCTGTATGATCCACCATATCCTCCACTGCCCCCAGAGGAACCGTGAGCCACCTTGTTTGCGGCGTAGCGCATATCAGGGGTCCCGTCCTTCTTCACAGGACCAGCCGAGTAGCTTCCACTGCTGCTGTACCCACCACCACTCCCAGACGAGGAAACATATGAGGAAGTCGTCTTATTTTCCTTGTACCTCCGGTCTGGTGTACCGTCCTTCTTGACGTGGACTGCTGGTGAGACTTTAGGTGGGGCCGCTGTGCCAGAAGATACCTTGGACGCCTTATTCTCCTGAGCGGNNNNNNNNNNNNNNNNNNNNNNNNNNNNNNNNNNNNNNNNNNNNNNNNNNNNNNNNNNNNNNNNNNNNNNNNNNNNNNNNNNNNNNNNNNNNNNNNNNNNATTTGAATAAAGGCTGCTTGCTGTCTTAGTTTGGGTATTctgaaggaaaaaaagaatCATCTCTTCTACCTGGAGTCAGGTTTCCCAGTCTTAAACGTCACTGGTGTTTTGGGGTCAACCTTGTCTGGTCCACGCCAGTACTCGTCCAGGAGAGGCTGAGGGTTCTGCCAATCATCAGAGGACAGCTGACTGGGTGTGTAGCTGGGGGGATGCGGCTGTAGCAGGTGTAGCAGGTGCAGTAGGGGGTCTACGTCTGTCTTGGTCTGTAGCAGGGGGTCTGTGCTTCTCTCTGGTGTGCCCGTTTCCAGCTGGAAGGAAAAGAAGGTATAACAATCAAGATCACTTCATGACAgcagaaacatgtacatgtatgtctcttcTTACTATGGTCAAACTGGGACTGAGGAAATGTGGTTGCTGAGGTAGCGTGACTGCTCCAGATAAGTGGGAATGATTTAGGATTTACAAACTCTTAGTGTTGTTCAAGTGCATCTACCTGTTGAtaggagtgaaagaggccatctacatcTGGGCACAAGGTTGGCGACATATCAacagatttgaacccaggacctctgggttacGGCCCAAACACCCTGCTGTTACGCCACACAACCCAACAATGTGACTTTGTCCACTTGTTTctcaagtacagtagaagccagttaattgcacaacagataatcgcacacttctgttcatTGTAcgaatcccatggtggtgcagtccagcttaaaaactttgctttgttgcaccattcggatatttgcacaaaatgcactggcaaatggggtgtgcaattaagcggcttctactgtagtacctCCTCATGATAGTCCTCCTctccatcctcctcctcctcttccctGTCCATCAGCAGCTTCACATCCCTCCTGACATCAGTGATGAAGGAGTCGGTGTGACGCAGGGGGAACATGTCGCCTTCATCCAGCAGCTTCTCGGCCAGCGAACGGGGCAGGAATGTTTCCTGAGGGAGCAACAGGAGCGCCCCCTTGTAGACTCCATCATTCCTGCACAAAAGGCAAGGATAAGtttggtacagtagaagccgtttcaATTGTACCCCACATTTGACagtatattttgtgcaattatccggatggtgcaacaaagtgaaTTTATTCGGCTGAACCGCATCATTACAgggactttgggattccgtgcagttaacagaagtgtgcagttatccattgtgcaattaactggcttctactgtaacgggaggtgccccaacacggtacgctttttcttgcgctcaaactcatggcgctccatcgctagttgcctgagagtggtcaaagtttgatgactgaattttttacacatagatttgaacaacatacttgaataagaaatgcattcatgtggttcatgaaccttt
Protein-coding regions in this window:
- the LOC118432269 gene encoding uncharacterized protein LOC118432269, which gives rise to MSSTVENGELDQYADDSTVHAAGRTVQDIRTKTLVDLECVAKWSDHNMLKLNNGKTKTMLVGTSKKTRVAPPLQLELRGQSLQQVPTVKLLGVHVDQNLTFDNHIDHVVKNCNRSMAQVNRVRKLLPRRLRIKLIQALVLTHLDYCSSVWASTSRKNINRLQVVQNRAARIALGCHRYTSRDALLQTLGWLSVKDRIQQKSVVTFR